One Propionispora hippei DSM 15287 genomic region harbors:
- a CDS encoding alcohol dehydrogenase catalytic domain-containing protein gives MKAMRLHKVNQFTLDEVPRPVPRNDEILLKVEACGICGSDIPRVYELGTKVYPVTLGHEFAGVVCEVGRAENNSLIGKKAAIFPIIPCRNCENCQTGNYAQCNHYQYLGSRNDGGFAEYCLIPSKWHLVLSNNPDVSVEALALVEPATVAQHAIRKGGLSAGENLVIIGAGPIGIIAARWAKIFGASQVILLEIDDVKIDFAKQCNLDVRDIKDEKCVNNIVEEAGRIDVVIEGTGTSSGLNTAIQLCRTFGRVVMMGNPHQDTTIALQNQSMILRKELHLIGMWNSYYAELPFNEWAYTVKQMDDGVLAVTDLITHKVSLAELKNLFDQIYAKEVTVCKAIYFSEANRRQ, from the coding sequence ATGAAAGCAATGCGTTTGCATAAAGTCAATCAATTTACGCTGGACGAGGTGCCGAGGCCTGTCCCCCGAAATGATGAAATTTTGCTTAAGGTAGAAGCTTGCGGGATATGTGGCTCCGATATACCGCGAGTTTACGAATTGGGCACAAAAGTGTATCCGGTAACACTGGGACATGAGTTTGCCGGTGTGGTATGCGAAGTGGGGAGAGCGGAAAATAATTCGCTCATTGGTAAGAAGGCAGCCATTTTCCCGATTATACCGTGCAGGAATTGCGAGAATTGCCAGACCGGTAATTATGCACAATGCAATCATTATCAATATCTAGGATCGAGAAATGACGGAGGCTTTGCTGAATACTGTCTGATTCCTAGTAAATGGCATCTTGTATTATCGAATAATCCGGATGTATCCGTAGAAGCGTTAGCCTTAGTGGAACCTGCCACGGTTGCACAGCACGCCATTCGCAAAGGAGGACTGTCGGCGGGAGAAAACCTTGTTATTATCGGTGCCGGGCCAATAGGAATTATAGCAGCGCGCTGGGCAAAAATTTTTGGTGCATCCCAAGTGATATTATTGGAAATTGATGATGTGAAGATTGATTTTGCTAAACAGTGTAATTTGGATGTCAGAGATATAAAAGACGAAAAGTGTGTTAACAACATAGTGGAAGAGGCAGGCAGAATTGATGTGGTGATTGAAGGAACAGGAACTTCATCCGGTTTAAATACGGCCATACAGTTATGCCGTACGTTTGGCCGTGTTGTTATGATGGGCAACCCGCATCAGGATACTACCATTGCCTTACAAAATCAGAGTATGATTTTACGTAAGGAATTACACCTCATCGGTATGTGGAACTCATACTATGCAGAACTGCCGTTTAACGAATGGGCCTACACAGTAAAACAGATGGATGATGGAGTTCTGGCGGTAACCGATTTAATTACGCATAAAGTCTCTTTGGCAGAATTAAAGAATTTGTTTGACCAGATTTACGCTAAAGAAGTTACTGTTTGCAAAGCAATATATTTCTCAGAGGCAAACCGGAGGCAATAG
- a CDS encoding PTS sugar transporter subunit IIA gives MIGLLLVSHGELCEYMLHSTAMMTGEAKQAGAVSLKKGESPLDFENRVRHALDKLDTGEGVIVLADVLGGTPYNTVGLLSREYNLQMITGMNVPMIVQLTLGREEGSDISELVDLAHEAAKEGIKLLRQKK, from the coding sequence ATGATAGGATTATTGTTGGTTAGTCATGGTGAACTATGCGAGTATATGCTTCACTCAACAGCCATGATGACAGGAGAAGCCAAGCAGGCGGGAGCTGTATCCTTGAAAAAGGGTGAATCGCCGCTGGATTTTGAAAACCGGGTGAGACATGCGCTGGATAAGTTGGATACGGGAGAAGGCGTTATCGTATTGGCGGATGTGTTGGGAGGAACGCCCTATAATACGGTTGGCTTGCTTAGCAGAGAGTACAACCTTCAAATGATAACCGGTATGAATGTGCCCATGATTGTGCAATTGACACTAGGCCGTGAGGAGGGTTCTGATATATCGGAGTTGGTTGATTTAGCGCATGAGGCGGCCAAAGAAGGTATAAAGCTACTGCGGCAAAAAAAATGA
- the alsE gene encoding D-allulose 6-phosphate 3-epimerase: protein MKVKFAPSLMCMDLMNVQNQIGILDQYADYYHIDIMDGHFVKNLSLSLDFVKRLKLITNIPLDCHLMASNPEMYVDQLIEIGADFISLHAETISGQAFRLIERIKQADIKFGVVLNPETDLHAISSYLHLVDILTIMSVDPGFAGQKFIVESIDKVRLASSLKADKQYSYEIAVDGGCNKKTYKILRQAGAECFIVGSSGLFGLHENLNLAYELMLREYEQETACI, encoded by the coding sequence ATGAAAGTTAAGTTTGCACCGTCTTTGATGTGTATGGATTTGATGAATGTTCAAAACCAGATTGGGATATTAGATCAATACGCAGATTATTACCATATCGATATTATGGATGGTCATTTTGTAAAAAATTTATCTTTATCATTGGACTTTGTAAAAAGATTAAAATTAATCACCAATATTCCTTTGGATTGTCATTTAATGGCCAGCAATCCAGAGATGTACGTAGATCAGTTGATCGAAATTGGTGCTGATTTTATATCGTTGCATGCCGAAACGATTAGTGGACAGGCATTCAGGCTGATTGAACGGATCAAACAGGCAGATATAAAATTTGGTGTCGTCTTGAATCCGGAAACAGATCTGCATGCCATATCATCGTATTTACATTTAGTGGATATCTTGACAATCATGAGTGTAGATCCGGGTTTTGCAGGACAAAAATTTATTGTCGAATCGATAGATAAGGTCCGTTTGGCTAGCAGTTTGAAAGCAGATAAACAATATTCTTATGAAATCGCCGTAGATGGCGGATGTAATAAAAAAACATATAAAATACTTAGACAAGCGGGGGCAGAATGCTTTATTGTCGGATCATCAGGCTTGTTCGGGCTTCATGAGAATTTAAACTTAGCGTATGAGTTAATGCTACGAGAATATGAACAAGAGACAGCCTGTATATGA
- a CDS encoding PTS system mannose/fructose/sorbose family transporter subunit IID, with protein sequence MEQTTGQEKVKLQKKDLIKHWLGGYSQETCYNYERLQALGCTQAIIPIIKRLYKTKEERAQALKKYMIFFNTEPSFVGTVIPGIAASMEEQAANGVEVTAEDINSLRTGLMGPLAGIGDTVSQGIVYPILAGIACSLALAGNLGGPILFEVGYKIIMLTCGYMMYMTGYKKGKTAVLGLLRAGTLNKVTEIFSIVGLMVIGSMAATRVNIVTPIAFKVGEVGINLQKVLDSLLPSMLPLLAVLGVWKLLDNRKSPTYIIAVLFIVGVVCSLLGVLSIPAVK encoded by the coding sequence ATGGAACAGACAACAGGTCAGGAAAAGGTAAAGCTGCAGAAAAAAGATCTTATAAAACACTGGCTGGGTGGTTATTCACAGGAGACTTGTTATAACTATGAACGGTTGCAGGCGCTGGGGTGCACACAGGCAATCATTCCAATTATTAAACGTCTCTATAAAACCAAAGAAGAGCGGGCACAGGCCTTAAAAAAGTATATGATATTTTTTAATACCGAACCCTCCTTTGTGGGAACGGTCATTCCTGGGATTGCAGCTTCCATGGAAGAACAAGCGGCCAATGGCGTGGAAGTGACGGCAGAAGATATTAATTCTTTACGTACAGGCTTGATGGGGCCTTTGGCGGGTATCGGCGATACGGTATCGCAGGGTATCGTGTATCCAATTCTTGCAGGCATTGCTTGCTCTTTGGCGTTAGCGGGAAACCTGGGCGGACCGATTTTGTTTGAAGTAGGCTATAAAATCATCATGCTGACATGCGGCTATATGATGTATATGACAGGATACAAAAAAGGAAAAACAGCCGTTTTAGGTCTTTTACGGGCTGGAACTTTGAATAAGGTTACTGAAATATTCAGTATTGTTGGTTTGATGGTTATCGGGTCCATGGCGGCAACACGTGTTAACATCGTTACCCCCATTGCATTTAAAGTGGGAGAAGTCGGGATCAACCTGCAAAAGGTATTGGACTCTCTGCTTCCGTCGATGCTTCCATTATTGGCTGTATTAGGGGTATGGAAACTTTTGGATAATAGAAAAAGTCCTACGTACATCATTGCTGTCCTGTTTATTGTAGGTGTAGTTTGCTCGCTGCTGGGGGTTTTATCGATCCCGGCAGTCAAGTGA
- a CDS encoding PTS sugar transporter subunit IIB yields the protein MEHLMLARIDDRLIHGQVMTAWMKVRPAKQIIVIDDKIAKDSFMIDVIQLAAPSGVKVHVLSCTDAIETLKKGLDTTTILLAKTPATYKALIDSDIDIKEINVGGMGMMQGRKTLYKNIAASDEERAIFKELLDKKIDVKVQIIPANNAVAMTGLLK from the coding sequence ATGGAGCATTTGATGTTGGCCAGAATCGATGACCGGCTAATACATGGGCAGGTTATGACGGCCTGGATGAAGGTAAGGCCGGCTAAACAAATTATTGTAATAGACGATAAAATAGCAAAGGACTCTTTTATGATCGATGTCATCCAGCTTGCTGCGCCATCCGGTGTAAAAGTGCATGTTCTATCATGTACGGATGCTATTGAAACCTTGAAAAAAGGATTGGATACCACAACGATATTATTGGCGAAAACACCTGCAACGTATAAGGCTCTCATTGATTCGGACATCGATATTAAAGAGATTAATGTAGGCGGTATGGGAATGATGCAGGGCAGAAAAACACTGTATAAGAATATTGCGGCTTCCGATGAGGAACGGGCCATTTTTAAAGAGCTTTTGGATAAAAAAATTGATGTAAAGGTGCAAATTATACCGGCTAACAATGCTGTCGCAATGACAGGGTTATTAAAATGA
- a CDS encoding galactitol-1-phosphate 5-dehydrogenase — translation MDDMMKAAVLYAPGCLKIENVPIPVPGKDEVLVKVLACGVCGSDIPRIVTTGTYHFPTIPGHEFGGIVCQAGSEEQQYLVGRKVAVNPLIPCYKCEMCEVGKYAQCSQYDFLGSRSHGGFAQYAKVPVKNLIVLPDHMDDKATAFLEPVTVALHVVQNCQLRFGENVAVFGLGAIGMFIAQWAKAFGAPHVFAIDIDEKKVALAKALGLYDAICSGQEDVERVIGEKTDGVEFAFEAAGSETAFAQAIHLLRQSGTLGLVGRPTKNLSVAPQVFEKILRSQLTLKGTWSFEAVNFPHHAWGQSAVAIDKGQIQISPLISHCFSLERTMEAIELMNRRKEFYSKILIMPNQ, via the coding sequence ATGGACGATATGATGAAGGCTGCTGTATTATATGCGCCAGGTTGTTTAAAGATAGAAAATGTTCCGATACCGGTTCCGGGGAAAGATGAAGTGCTGGTAAAAGTATTAGCCTGCGGTGTTTGCGGGTCAGACATTCCGCGTATAGTAACAACCGGGACCTATCATTTTCCAACGATTCCCGGCCATGAGTTCGGTGGAATTGTCTGCCAGGCAGGGAGTGAAGAGCAGCAATACTTAGTCGGGAGGAAAGTAGCGGTCAATCCTTTAATTCCCTGTTATAAATGTGAAATGTGCGAAGTTGGAAAGTATGCTCAATGCAGCCAATATGATTTCCTTGGGTCTCGCAGTCATGGTGGATTTGCCCAATATGCAAAGGTTCCTGTTAAGAATCTAATTGTACTGCCTGACCATATGGACGATAAAGCAACGGCGTTTTTAGAGCCTGTAACGGTAGCGCTGCATGTAGTGCAAAACTGCCAATTGCGGTTTGGTGAAAATGTAGCAGTTTTTGGATTGGGTGCGATTGGAATGTTTATTGCACAATGGGCAAAGGCTTTTGGCGCGCCTCATGTATTTGCCATTGATATCGATGAAAAAAAGGTCGCGCTGGCTAAAGCGCTAGGTTTGTATGATGCCATTTGTTCGGGACAAGAAGACGTTGAAAGAGTTATTGGAGAAAAAACAGATGGTGTTGAGTTTGCTTTTGAAGCAGCCGGGTCTGAGACGGCATTCGCTCAGGCAATTCATCTTTTACGTCAGTCAGGAACGCTGGGACTTGTAGGACGGCCAACGAAAAATCTGAGTGTGGCGCCGCAGGTTTTTGAAAAAATTTTACGGTCTCAGTTGACCCTTAAGGGAACCTGGAGCTTTGAAGCGGTCAATTTCCCGCATCATGCCTGGGGGCAAAGCGCTGTGGCTATTGACAAAGGCCAGATTCAGATTTCTCCGTTGATATCGCACTGTTTTTCCTTAGAGAGGACAATGGAGGCAATTGAGTTGATGAATCGGAGAAAAGAGTTTTATTCAAAAATATTAATAATGCCGAACCAGTGA
- a CDS encoding phosphoheptose isomerase family protein, with amino-acid sequence MEKISYAEETQIILSELQEALGAVQENEVGTMVEAICQARMVFATGVGRVLLMVQAFVKRLNHLGIKANFVGAVDEPAITSQDVLLVASGSGESVVPLAVMKVAKRYKANIVHVGASPDSSMTEYEDLFVRIPCKTKLNKPDEIPSKQLMSSLFEQSLLLLLDAVAMMIAKKQQITNLDELWQYHANLE; translated from the coding sequence GTGGAAAAAATTAGTTATGCAGAGGAGACACAGATCATTTTAAGTGAACTGCAGGAGGCGTTAGGAGCCGTGCAGGAGAACGAGGTAGGGACTATGGTCGAAGCAATTTGTCAGGCAAGAATGGTTTTTGCAACCGGAGTCGGCAGAGTGCTGCTGATGGTCCAGGCATTTGTTAAACGCCTAAATCATTTGGGGATCAAGGCCAATTTTGTTGGCGCGGTTGATGAGCCGGCGATTACAAGCCAGGATGTCTTACTTGTTGCATCCGGCTCAGGCGAAAGCGTGGTACCTCTTGCCGTAATGAAAGTCGCTAAACGGTACAAGGCTAACATTGTTCATGTAGGCGCAAGCCCGGATAGTTCAATGACTGAGTACGAAGATTTGTTTGTACGTATTCCCTGTAAAACAAAATTAAACAAGCCCGATGAAATTCCATCAAAGCAACTTATGAGCAGCTTATTTGAGCAAAGTTTATTATTATTATTGGATGCGGTAGCGATGATGATCGCAAAAAAGCAGCAGATAACTAATTTGGATGAATTGTGGCAATATCATGCGAATTTGGAGTAA
- a CDS encoding PTS mannose/fructose/sorbose/N-acetylgalactosamine transporter subunit IIC: MLSAILVAVIATMSTWWVSHVITRTWLYPLWSGFLVALAMGEPVVGMKAAAYIQLTYLGWITAGGTMPGNLMVAGVFGTALTLLSGADPILAPTFAVPFSLLGILTWQGYMTLNSIWVHKADKYVEEGDLTGIRMMNWIPSGILSFIFNGIPAFLLVYYGGEYATKALAAIPQYLIDAFSTVGALMPALGIAMLLTYIGKKKIIAFFFAGYFLTVYLHLDTMAITIFAAIAGILVYFFTSNANSEEA; the protein is encoded by the coding sequence ATGTTATCGGCAATTTTGGTAGCTGTCATAGCTACGATGAGTACGTGGTGGGTAAGTCATGTTATAACCAGAACGTGGTTGTATCCGTTATGGTCAGGTTTTTTGGTGGCTTTGGCGATGGGCGAGCCGGTAGTTGGGATGAAGGCAGCCGCATATATCCAACTTACCTACTTAGGATGGATTACAGCCGGCGGAACCATGCCGGGAAATTTGATGGTTGCCGGTGTTTTTGGAACAGCATTAACGTTGCTGTCGGGAGCAGACCCGATTCTAGCGCCCACCTTTGCCGTTCCTTTCAGCCTGTTGGGAATTTTAACTTGGCAGGGATATATGACACTAAACAGTATTTGGGTGCATAAGGCGGATAAATATGTGGAAGAGGGAGATTTGACCGGAATCCGTATGATGAATTGGATTCCTTCCGGTATTTTGAGCTTTATTTTTAATGGCATCCCGGCATTTCTTTTAGTTTATTATGGCGGTGAATATGCGACTAAGGCTTTGGCTGCCATTCCGCAATATCTGATCGATGCATTTTCCACAGTTGGTGCCTTAATGCCGGCACTTGGTATTGCTATGCTGCTTACGTATATAGGCAAAAAAAAGATTATTGCATTCTTCTTTGCCGGTTATTTCTTAACGGTATATCTACATTTGGATACGATGGCAATTACTATCTTTGCAGCAATTGCCGGTATATTGGTATATTTCTTTACGTCAAATGCTAACAGTGAGGAGGCATAA